The Eurosta solidaginis isolate ZX-2024a chromosome 4, ASM4086904v1, whole genome shotgun sequence genome includes a window with the following:
- the LOC137250077 gene encoding protein transport protein Sec24C-like, producing the protein MPNPISVIIENQNSAGGAFITNEQGLLPPFVTTKYVVEDQGNSSPRYVRSSLYCIPATADLLKTTALSITLTVSPMARTVEGEYEPPIVNFGELGAIRCNRCKAQ; encoded by the exons atgccaaatccgataagcgttatcattgaaaatcaaaatagcgctggtggtgcttttattactaatgaacagggtttattaccaccatttgtgaccacaaaatatgtggtagaagatcagggtaactcctcgccacgttacgttag gtcgtctttgtattgcatacctgcaacagctgatttattaaaaacaacagctttgtccattacacttaccgtctcaccaatggcacgcacggttgagggtgaatatgagccacccattgtaaattttggtgaattgggtgcaattagatgcaatcgttgcaaggctcaatag
- the LOC137250076 gene encoding uncharacterized protein isoform X1: protein MPTARLMKVLWLWKKCVIKQHPILTAHYLSTYVHSENKDMVKEDAKKRSADGNYFKIPCKQELQEIDEEAQSLQRLLHELCVQEQHQLDNETPLKSIDVTLLEDIEAPSKMWDSTIVGDTTLQTSPLKMVRLLRPSTILEENCKDQSNSSLGGDDASSHISFQSAQKGSETSATTSF, encoded by the exons ATGCCAACAGCACGTCTGATGAAAGTTTTAtggctttggaaaaaatgtgtgataaaacagcatccgatcctaacagcacactatttaagtacatatgtacatagcgagaacaaggatatggttaaagaagacgctaaaaagcgcagcgccgatggaaactattttaaaatcccttgtaaacaag aactacaagaaatagatgaagaagcacaatcactgcaacgtctattgcatgaattatgcgtacaggagcagcatcaattggataatgaaactcctttaaaaagtattgatgtaacactactagaagatattgaagcgccatctaaaatgtgggactccacaatagtgggcgataccactttacaaacttcacctttgaaaatggtgagacttctcagaccatctactatactagaggaaaattgcaaagatcagtctaatagttctttgggtggtgatgatgcatcatcacacataagctttcaaagcgctcaaaaaggcagtgaaacttcagcgacaacaagcttttaa
- the LOC137250076 gene encoding tRNA (guanine(26)-N(2))-dimethyltransferase-like isoform X2, which produces MQNISTIHCSTKAAASVCHHRTADNKNLDAQQFKSKMEVEEISENKIATNDKAPERVIKESTTEIIAGGAVFYNPVHEFNRDLSISVLEAAAHKNPQNTKESKQC; this is translated from the exons atgcagaata tttccacgattcactgttcaacgaaagcagcagccagcgtatgccaccaccgaacagctgataacaaaaacttggatgcacagcagtttaaatccaaaatggaagttgaggaaatatctgaaaataag atcgctacgaacgacaaagcacccgaacgtgtgatcaaagaaagcactacagaaattattgccggcggggccgtattctacaatccagtacacgaatttaatcgtgatttaagtatttcagtactt gaagcggcggcgcataaaaatccacaaaatacaaaggaaagcaagcaatgctaa